In Dysgonomonadaceae bacterium zrk40, one genomic interval encodes:
- a CDS encoding acyl-CoA thioesterase has product MAQPIFEQTLKVRDYECDTQGHVNNANYQHYFEVTRHEFLEKVGLNFHELHLQGIDAVVSRVEIRYKVPLIGMDLFRCTVTRLERIGVKYIFHQEIIRAKDGVICAKAKIEVVNLVNGKLSQPEVFDQAFRDYIR; this is encoded by the coding sequence GTGGCACAACCGATATTTGAGCAGACGCTAAAGGTGCGTGATTATGAGTGCGATACGCAGGGACATGTGAACAATGCCAACTATCAGCACTATTTTGAGGTAACGAGACATGAGTTTCTGGAAAAGGTGGGGCTCAACTTTCATGAGCTGCACCTGCAGGGGATCGATGCAGTAGTCTCCCGTGTGGAGATACGCTACAAGGTACCCCTCATCGGGATGGATCTCTTCCGCTGCACCGTCACCCGGCTGGAGCGGATTGGTGTGAAGTACATCTTCCACCAGGAGATCATCCGCGCAAAGGATGGAGTGATCTGCGCCAAGGCGAAGATTGAGGTGGTCAACCTGGTGAACGGCAAGCTGTCGCAGCCGGAGGTGTTCGACCAGGCTTTCAGGGATTACATCAGATAA
- a CDS encoding LysE family translocator: MLETIAKGFLIGFMVSSPMGPINMLTIQRTLARGRRHGFLTGMGAMLSDITYALLTMTAMGFVSRFLERYEPWLQPFGGLVLIFFGWFVFRSNPLKGWNPAIASGENRLLRDFISSFLLTFSNAAIILVFMGLYTRFSFNPVAGGTMSLVAGISAFVLAAFSWWFFLTLFIARLRKRFNRRGLVLLNRTVGSLFMVIGVGGILMTLFPGLF; the protein is encoded by the coding sequence ATGCTTGAAACCATTGCCAAGGGTTTTCTCATTGGGTTCATGGTCTCATCACCCATGGGACCGATCAACATGTTGACCATCCAGCGGACACTCGCCAGGGGACGTCGTCACGGATTCCTAACCGGTATGGGGGCCATGCTGTCGGACATCACCTATGCACTGCTCACAATGACAGCCATGGGATTTGTCTCCCGCTTTCTGGAGCGTTACGAGCCCTGGCTTCAGCCTTTTGGTGGACTGGTGCTGATTTTCTTCGGCTGGTTTGTCTTTCGCAGCAATCCCCTGAAAGGATGGAACCCGGCAATTGCCTCCGGTGAGAATCGCCTGCTCCGGGATTTCATCTCCTCCTTCCTGCTTACTTTCTCCAACGCAGCCATTATCCTGGTCTTTATGGGGCTCTACACCCGCTTTTCCTTCAATCCTGTCGCCGGGGGGACCATGTCACTCGTTGCCGGGATCAGTGCATTTGTACTGGCCGCTTTCAGCTGGTGGTTCTTTCTTACGCTCTTTATAGCCCGTCTGCGTAAGCGATTCAACCGGAGAGGGCTGGTCCTGCTCAACCGCACGGTGGGCAGCCTCTTCATGGTGATCGGTGTGGGGGGCATCCTGATGACCCTCTTTCCGGGGCTTTTTTAA
- a CDS encoding metallophosphoesterase family protein, translated as MKKIGLLSDTHGYWDDKFETYFETCDEIWHAGDIGSLELASRFEEMKPFRAVYGNIDDYKTRIAYPQTLRFTLEKVEVLMTHIGGYPGRYDPSIRAQLQTHPPKLFIAGHSHILKVLYDKNLDCLHMNPGAAGKYGFHRVRTLLRFLLDEGDIRDLEVIEIGKQG; from the coding sequence ATGAAGAAAATCGGGTTGCTCTCCGACACCCACGGCTACTGGGACGACAAGTTCGAGACCTATTTCGAAACGTGCGACGAGATCTGGCACGCGGGTGACATCGGTTCGCTGGAGCTGGCCAGCCGCTTTGAAGAGATGAAGCCTTTCCGTGCCGTCTACGGCAACATCGATGACTACAAGACCCGCATCGCCTACCCACAGACGTTGCGCTTCACCCTGGAGAAGGTGGAGGTGCTGATGACCCATATCGGCGGCTACCCGGGACGCTACGATCCCTCCATCCGTGCCCAGCTCCAGACCCATCCCCCCAAGCTCTTTATCGCCGGCCATTCACACATCCTGAAGGTACTCTACGACAAGAACCTGGATTGCCTCCACATGAACCCTGGTGCAGCTGGCAAGTATGGCTTCCACCGGGTGCGAACGCTGCTCCGCTTCCTGTTGGATGAGGGGGATATCCGCGACCTGGAGGTGATTGAAATAGGCAAACAGGGTTAA
- the dprA gene encoding DNA-processing protein DprA — protein sequence MDNKTLYQIALTLMKGVGVMHARNLMEIVGDEEAIFRESRQRLKAIPRLPEKVIDEIRNPEVLRRAEKELTFVTKNNLQTLFFTDPSYPQRLTQCIDAPVLLYSRGECDLNRSKVVSVVGTRNATRQGIEFCETFIRELSESNPDILVVSGLAYGIDICAHRSALKQGLSTVAVLAHGLDRIYPSLHRQTAVEMLKAGALLTEFPSETNPDKHNFVKRNRIVAGMADAVVVIESGVKGGSLTTADIANSYFREVFALPGRVKDPMSAGCNRLIADNQAVLLHSSQQFLAHMGWEKQPEVKKATQKELFAELTAEEEQICQLLSRQESMQVNNLSVEMNIPVTELFLTLLELEVKKVVKALPGGVYRLA from the coding sequence ATGGACAACAAAACCCTCTATCAGATCGCGCTCACGCTGATGAAAGGTGTGGGGGTGATGCATGCCCGCAACCTGATGGAGATCGTGGGCGATGAGGAGGCGATCTTCCGGGAGAGCAGGCAGCGTCTCAAGGCCATCCCCCGACTCCCGGAGAAGGTGATCGATGAAATCCGCAACCCGGAAGTACTCCGGCGGGCAGAAAAGGAGCTTACCTTTGTCACGAAAAACAACCTGCAAACCCTCTTTTTTACGGATCCCTCCTACCCGCAGCGGCTTACCCAATGCATCGATGCGCCGGTACTGCTCTACAGCAGGGGAGAGTGTGACCTGAACCGCAGCAAGGTGGTCAGCGTGGTGGGTACCCGCAATGCCACCCGCCAGGGAATCGAGTTCTGTGAAACATTCATCCGAGAGCTGTCGGAAAGCAATCCCGACATTCTGGTAGTAAGCGGACTGGCCTACGGCATTGATATCTGTGCCCACCGTTCGGCATTGAAACAAGGCCTCTCAACCGTGGCGGTACTGGCTCACGGCCTCGACCGCATCTACCCCTCGCTGCATCGTCAGACTGCAGTAGAGATGCTGAAAGCAGGAGCACTGCTCACCGAGTTCCCCAGCGAGACCAACCCCGACAAGCACAACTTCGTGAAGCGCAACCGCATCGTTGCCGGCATGGCAGACGCGGTAGTGGTAATTGAATCAGGAGTGAAGGGAGGATCGCTCACCACTGCCGACATTGCTAACTCCTACTTCCGTGAGGTGTTTGCCCTGCCGGGGCGCGTGAAAGACCCTATGTCGGCAGGCTGCAACCGCCTCATCGCGGACAACCAGGCGGTGTTGTTGCACAGCAGCCAACAGTTCCTCGCCCACATGGGATGGGAGAAACAGCCGGAGGTGAAAAAAGCGACACAGAAAGAGTTGTTCGCGGAGCTGACCGCGGAGGAAGAGCAGATATGCCAACTTTTGAGCCGACAAGAGTCGATGCAAGTCAACAACCTCTCCGTCGAGATGAACATTCCCGTCACAGAACTGTTCCTTACCCTGCT
- a CDS encoding DUF368 domain-containing protein — translation MKKNIRDYLLLTLKGMAMGAADVVPGVSGGTIALITGIYEELIFSIKSINLTALKLLFSGKPAAFWKAINGNFLLSVLLGIAISIFSLAKGLTFLLHHYPILVWSFFFGLIVASAIYVARTIKTWNAGAVIAGIAGIVIAYFITVISPTEANTSWIYIFFSGVIAICAMILPGISGSFILVLLGMYQFILGAVGDLNIPVLLVFVAGAAIGIIGFSNILSWLLKKFHTLTIALLSGFMVGSLNKIWPWKEVTESFIDRHGEVRPLAERNILPGTYENLTGNESLLWGAIFFLVVGFVLIFVIEGATKRKG, via the coding sequence ATGAAAAAAAACATACGTGATTACCTGCTCCTGACACTGAAAGGGATGGCAATGGGAGCAGCCGATGTGGTTCCGGGTGTCTCGGGCGGGACGATTGCCCTGATCACCGGGATCTATGAGGAACTCATCTTTTCCATCAAGTCGATCAACCTGACAGCCTTGAAACTTCTCTTCTCAGGGAAACCTGCCGCCTTCTGGAAAGCCATCAACGGTAATTTCCTGCTGAGCGTTTTGCTGGGTATCGCCATCAGCATCTTTTCACTGGCCAAAGGGCTGACCTTTTTGCTGCATCACTATCCCATCCTGGTATGGTCCTTCTTTTTTGGTCTCATCGTTGCATCTGCCATTTATGTGGCACGAACCATCAAAACCTGGAATGCCGGTGCAGTGATTGCGGGCATTGCAGGGATTGTGATCGCCTATTTTATCACGGTGATCTCACCCACTGAGGCCAACACCAGCTGGATCTACATCTTCTTTTCGGGTGTGATAGCGATCTGTGCCATGATCCTGCCCGGTATATCCGGCAGTTTCATCCTGGTGTTGCTCGGCATGTACCAGTTCATCCTGGGTGCCGTAGGAGATCTGAATATTCCGGTGTTACTCGTTTTTGTTGCCGGTGCGGCTATCGGGATCATCGGCTTTTCCAACATCCTCTCCTGGCTGCTGAAGAAATTTCACACCCTCACCATCGCACTGCTGTCCGGATTCATGGTCGGCTCCCTCAACAAGATCTGGCCCTGGAAGGAGGTCACCGAATCGTTTATCGACCGACATGGAGAAGTGAGACCGCTGGCTGAGAGGAATATTTTGCCCGGCACATATGAAAACCTCACGGGAAATGAATCCTTGCTATGGGGAGCCATCTTTTTCCTGGTCGTTGGTTTTGTGTTGATTTTTGTAATTGAAGGCGCAACGAAACGGAAGGGATGA
- the purL gene encoding phosphoribosylformylglycinamidine synthase, translating to MISFFRTPSQSVIAVESAEVLTPETVEKLCWLFGEAEMLTAASLDTPFIGPRREMITPWSTCAVEITQNMGIGGISRMEEYTPLAASSAFDFDPMLQRKYEQLDQTLFTIGRQPEAIIYIDDIAAYNSAEGLALSDDEIAYLNEVSSKMGRKLTDSEVFGFSQVNSEHCRHKIFNGRFIIDGEEKELSLFQLIKKTSNINPNSLISAYKDNVAFIRGPQIEQFAPASGDKPDFFETREVESVLSLKAETHNFPTTVEPFNGASTGTGGEIRDRLAGGKGSLPVAGTAVYMTSYPRLEEGRPWEQVMPPRPWLYQTPEQILIKASNGASDFGNKFGQPLICGSLLTFEHAESQKKFGYDKVIMLAGGVGYANSRDAQKGDPKSGEKVVVLGGDNYRIGMGGGAVSSVNTGEYSSGIELNAVQRANPEMQKRVANVIRTLSESEENPIVSIHDHGAGGHLNCLSELVEQTGGVIEIDKLPVGDKTLSAKEIIGNESQERMGLLVEQQEIDRIERIAARERAPMYVVGETTNDMRFTFRKQGEANPIDMELADFFGKPPVTVMEDSTLEETYEAPEYNKAELGTYIENVLKLETVACKDWLTNKVDRSVTGKIARQQCQGEIQLPLSDCGAIALDYRGYAGMATSIGHAPQAAMIDPAAGSVLAISEALTNMVFAPLSEGLQSISLSANWMWPCRNPGEDARLYKAVEACSDFASELGINIPTGKDSLSMTQKYGDEKVYSPGTVIISAAAEVKNIRRIASPVLAYIKGTYLYYIDFSFDTFKLGGSAFAQTMGRVGDEVPTVNDSEYFKNAFAAVQELISRGLILAGHDISAGGLVATLLEMCFANPQGGVEAHLDKIRHADLIKILFSENPGVVIQVKHHRLVEKILEDYGVGFAIVARPTEERKLVIAKDDYRQEFDIDHLRDVWYRSSYLLDRKQSGEKCAADRFANYKQQPLQFSFNPSFTGKMADLGLAPNRKERSGLTAAIIRDKGTNGEREMAYALYLAGFDVKDVHMTDLTSGRETLEEVQFAVFCGGFSNSDVLGSAKGWAGGFRYNEQAKAALTQFYAREDTLSLGICNGCQLMMELGLLYPEMGENHPKMAHNLSHKFESAFVSVEIPQNESVLFRSLAGTKMGIWVAHGEGRFVLPGEESAYNIAAKYLYNEYPGNPNGSDHATAAVCSSDGRHLAMMPHLERTIFPWQNAFYPFAYRKHEVTPWMEAFVNAREWLKNRK from the coding sequence ATGATTTCATTTTTCAGAACCCCCTCCCAGAGTGTGATTGCCGTGGAATCGGCTGAGGTCTTAACCCCTGAAACAGTAGAAAAGCTCTGCTGGCTCTTCGGCGAGGCTGAGATGCTCACAGCTGCATCGCTCGACACCCCCTTTATCGGTCCACGCCGTGAGATGATCACCCCCTGGAGCACCTGCGCCGTGGAAATCACGCAGAACATGGGCATTGGAGGAATCAGTCGCATGGAGGAGTATACCCCCCTGGCAGCAAGCAGCGCGTTCGACTTCGACCCGATGCTGCAACGCAAGTATGAGCAGCTGGACCAGACACTCTTCACCATCGGCCGCCAGCCTGAGGCGATCATCTACATCGATGACATCGCCGCCTACAACAGTGCCGAAGGGCTTGCACTGAGCGACGATGAGATCGCCTACCTGAACGAGGTGAGCTCGAAAATGGGACGGAAGCTGACCGACAGCGAGGTGTTCGGCTTCTCACAGGTCAACTCGGAGCACTGCCGCCACAAGATCTTCAACGGCCGTTTTATCATCGACGGCGAGGAAAAAGAGCTCTCGCTCTTCCAGCTGATCAAGAAGACATCGAACATCAACCCCAACAGCCTGATATCAGCCTACAAAGACAACGTAGCCTTCATTCGGGGACCCCAGATCGAACAGTTTGCCCCCGCCAGCGGCGACAAGCCCGACTTCTTCGAGACACGGGAAGTAGAGAGCGTGCTCTCGCTAAAAGCTGAAACACATAACTTCCCCACCACCGTGGAACCCTTCAACGGCGCCTCCACCGGCACCGGTGGGGAGATACGCGACCGCCTCGCCGGCGGCAAGGGTTCACTGCCCGTCGCGGGAACCGCTGTCTACATGACCTCCTACCCCCGTCTGGAGGAGGGTCGTCCCTGGGAGCAGGTGATGCCTCCCCGTCCCTGGCTCTACCAGACACCGGAGCAGATCCTGATCAAGGCCTCGAACGGAGCCTCCGACTTTGGAAACAAGTTCGGTCAACCACTCATCTGCGGCTCCCTGCTCACCTTCGAGCATGCCGAGAGCCAAAAGAAGTTCGGCTATGACAAGGTGATCATGCTCGCCGGAGGTGTGGGCTACGCCAACAGCCGCGACGCCCAAAAGGGCGATCCGAAGAGTGGTGAGAAGGTGGTGGTACTGGGAGGCGACAACTACCGCATCGGCATGGGTGGTGGTGCGGTCTCCTCGGTTAACACAGGCGAGTACTCCTCCGGCATCGAGCTCAACGCGGTACAGCGTGCCAACCCTGAGATGCAAAAACGGGTGGCCAACGTGATCCGCACACTCTCTGAATCGGAGGAGAACCCCATCGTCTCCATCCATGACCATGGCGCGGGGGGACACCTCAACTGCCTCTCCGAGTTGGTGGAACAGACCGGCGGTGTGATTGAGATCGACAAGCTTCCCGTGGGCGACAAAACCCTCTCTGCCAAGGAGATCATCGGCAATGAGAGCCAGGAACGGATGGGTCTCCTGGTGGAACAGCAGGAAATTGATCGGATCGAACGGATCGCTGCCCGTGAGCGTGCTCCGATGTATGTGGTGGGCGAGACCACCAATGACATGCGCTTCACCTTCCGCAAGCAGGGGGAAGCCAATCCCATCGACATGGAGCTGGCCGATTTCTTCGGCAAGCCACCGGTCACCGTGATGGAGGACAGCACCCTGGAGGAGACCTACGAGGCTCCCGAATACAACAAAGCGGAGCTTGGCACCTACATCGAGAACGTGCTGAAACTGGAGACCGTGGCCTGTAAGGACTGGCTCACCAACAAGGTGGACCGCTCCGTGACCGGCAAGATAGCCCGTCAGCAGTGCCAGGGAGAGATACAACTGCCACTGAGCGACTGTGGCGCCATCGCCCTCGACTACCGTGGATACGCCGGCATGGCCACCTCCATCGGACATGCGCCCCAGGCAGCGATGATTGATCCGGCTGCCGGCTCGGTACTGGCCATCTCCGAAGCACTCACCAACATGGTGTTCGCGCCCCTCAGCGAAGGCCTCCAGAGCATCTCACTGAGCGCCAACTGGATGTGGCCCTGCCGCAACCCAGGTGAAGATGCACGCCTCTACAAGGCGGTGGAAGCCTGCTCCGACTTCGCCTCAGAGCTGGGCATCAACATCCCCACCGGTAAGGACTCCCTCTCTATGACACAAAAGTATGGCGACGAAAAGGTCTACTCCCCCGGCACGGTAATCATCTCCGCAGCCGCCGAGGTGAAGAACATCCGTCGCATCGCCAGCCCGGTGCTGGCCTACATCAAAGGCACCTACCTCTACTACATCGACTTCTCGTTCGACACCTTCAAACTTGGCGGTTCCGCCTTCGCCCAAACCATGGGCAGGGTAGGCGACGAGGTGCCGACAGTGAACGACAGCGAATATTTCAAAAATGCCTTCGCCGCCGTGCAGGAACTCATCAGCCGTGGTCTCATCCTGGCGGGACATGACATCTCCGCCGGTGGACTGGTCGCCACGTTACTGGAGATGTGCTTTGCCAATCCGCAGGGGGGCGTTGAGGCACACCTCGACAAGATCCGCCATGCCGACCTGATCAAGATCCTCTTCTCCGAGAACCCGGGGGTGGTGATTCAGGTGAAGCATCACCGCCTGGTGGAGAAGATCCTGGAAGATTACGGCGTGGGATTTGCCATTGTGGCACGCCCCACCGAAGAACGCAAGCTGGTGATCGCAAAGGATGATTACCGGCAAGAGTTCGACATAGACCATCTGCGCGATGTCTGGTACAGGAGCTCCTACCTCCTCGACCGCAAGCAAAGCGGCGAGAAATGTGCCGCCGACCGCTTCGCCAACTACAAGCAACAACCGCTGCAATTCAGCTTCAACCCCTCCTTCACCGGGAAGATGGCCGACCTGGGTCTTGCTCCCAACCGGAAGGAGCGCAGCGGCCTCACCGCAGCGATCATCCGCGACAAGGGAACCAACGGCGAACGGGAGATGGCCTACGCCCTATACCTGGCAGGCTTCGACGTGAAGGATGTGCACATGACCGACCTCACCTCGGGACGGGAGACACTCGAAGAAGTTCAATTCGCCGTTTTCTGCGGCGGCTTCTCCAACTCCGACGTACTGGGCTCTGCCAAGGGGTGGGCTGGCGGCTTCCGTTACAACGAGCAGGCCAAAGCAGCGCTCACCCAATTCTACGCACGTGAGGATACACTCAGCCTGGGCATCTGCAACGGCTGCCAGCTGATGATGGAACTGGGGCTGCTCTACCCCGAGATGGGCGAAAACCATCCAAAGATGGCGCACAACCTGTCGCACAAGTTTGAGTCCGCTTTCGTGAGCGTGGAGATCCCACAGAACGAATCAGTTCTGTTCCGCTCGCTTGCAGGCACCAAGATGGGCATCTGGGTGGCTCACGGCGAAGGGCGCTTCGTGCTGCCCGGCGAAGAGTCGGCCTACAACATTGCCGCAAAGTACCTCTACAACGAGTATCCCGGCAACCCCAACGGATCCGATCATGCCACTGCCGCCGTCTGTTCAAGCGACGGCCGTCACCTGGCGATGATGCCCCACCTGGAACGCACCATCTTCCCCTGGCAGAATGCCTTCTACCCCTTCGCCTACCGCAAGCATGAAGTAACCCCTTGGATGGAAGCATTCGTCAACGCAAGAGAGTGGCTGAAAAATAGGAAGTAA